In one Acanthochromis polyacanthus isolate Apoly-LR-REF ecotype Palm Island chromosome 20, KAUST_Apoly_ChrSc, whole genome shotgun sequence genomic region, the following are encoded:
- the cbln2b gene encoding cerebellin-2b — MVPARCPGPCATLALALLLGCGVAFCLGQNDTEPIVLEGKCLVVCDSNPSSDGAVTSSLGISVRSAGAKVAFSAVRGTNHEPSEMSNTSMTIYFDQVLVNIGNHFDLKASVFQAPRRGIYSFSFHVVKVYNRQTIQVNLMQNDYPVISAFAGDQDVTREAASNGVLLMVEREDRVYLKLERGTLMGGWKYSTFSGFLVFPL; from the exons ATGGTGCCAGCGCGCTGCCCGGGACCCTGTGCCACACTGGCACTGGCCCTCCTCTTGGGATGCGGCGTGGCTTTCTGCCTCGGCCAGAACGACACGGAGCCCATCGTTCTCGAAGGGAAGTGTCTTGTGGTGTGCGACTCGAACCCTTCTTCGGATGGAGCAGTCACCTCCTCACTTGGCATATCAGTCCGCTCCGCTGGGGCAAAGGTGGCTTTTTCCGCCGTACGTGGAACCAACCACGAGCCGTCAGAGATGAGCAACACGTCTATGACCATCTactttgaccag GTTTTAGTGAACATCGGCAACCATTTCGATCTCAAAGCAAGTGTTTTCCAGGCACCAAGAAGGGGGATATATAGTTTCAGCTTTCACGTGGTCAAAGTCTACAACAGACAAACCATACAG GTGAACCTGATGCAGAATGATTATCCGGTTATATCAGCATTCGCCGGTGACCAGGACGTTACGAGGGAGGCTGCCAGCAACGGAGTACTGCTGATGGTTGAACGGGAGGACCGTGTCTATCTGAAGCTGGAACGGGGCACCCTAATGGGCGGATGGAAATACTCCACCTTCTCAGGCTTTCTAGTGTTTCCTCTATAA